The proteins below are encoded in one region of Nitrospira sp.:
- a CDS encoding transport permease protein: MTYHKRKLIIERRNSLWDLDWASIWEYRELLYLLIWRDIKVRYKQTAIGMTWVVLQPLITMLIFTTIFGYMVKVPSDGVWYPVFTLAALLPWMYFSQAIIRSGSSLVSNAGMISKIYFPRLLLPLATVVAPLVDFTLSLVLLFGLMAYAGIPITWKVLSLPAFILLAMLTATGLSLFISAINVRYRDVGHATPFLIQVWMFISPIVYPVSLVPEQWRLLYSLNPMVGVIEGFRWALLGKTAPDLMLMAGSCVMLFGVLIAGVVYFRQMERQFADFI; this comes from the coding sequence ATGACCTATCACAAACGGAAGCTCATCATTGAAAGGCGGAACAGCCTCTGGGACCTGGATTGGGCTTCAATCTGGGAGTATAGGGAACTCTTGTACCTATTGATCTGGCGGGACATCAAAGTCCGTTACAAGCAAACCGCCATTGGGATGACGTGGGTCGTGCTCCAGCCCTTGATCACGATGCTCATCTTTACGACCATATTCGGCTACATGGTGAAAGTCCCATCAGACGGAGTCTGGTACCCGGTGTTCACCTTGGCGGCTCTCTTGCCATGGATGTATTTTTCTCAGGCCATAATTCGGTCTGGATCAAGTCTGGTGAGTAACGCCGGCATGATCAGTAAAATATACTTTCCTCGGCTTCTACTGCCTCTTGCGACCGTCGTGGCGCCACTGGTGGATTTCACGCTATCTCTTGTACTTCTCTTTGGACTCATGGCCTATGCGGGAATTCCGATCACTTGGAAAGTGCTTTCCCTTCCGGCCTTCATCTTGCTTGCGATGCTCACTGCTACAGGACTAAGCCTTTTCATCTCGGCCATCAATGTAAGGTATAGAGACGTGGGGCATGCCACTCCCTTTCTTATCCAAGTCTGGATGTTCATCTCTCCGATCGTATATCCGGTTAGCCTCGTCCCGGAACAATGGAGACTCCTCTACAGCCTGAACCCGATGGTCGGAGTGATTGAGGGCTTTCGATGGGCTCTGCTGGGCAAAACCGCTCCGGACCTCATGTTGATGGCGGGCAGTTGTGTCATGCTGTTCGGTGTCCTGATAGCGGGTGTCGTCTATTTTCGCCAAATGGAGCGTCAATTCGCCGATTTTATATAG
- a CDS encoding glycosyl transferase: MKLSVIIPCFNAADTIACQLDALAKQRWAEPWEVILADNGSKDKSVAVANSFVGKVPSLRILDASARKGAPYAMNLAASMARGEYLAICDADDEVAPGWVAAMGKALDSYECVASRFEFARLNPFLTPQSMIMKHPQTIGLVKLWYPPYAVFAGSCGLGVRKSLHVRLGGFDESFFVVYDADYCVRMQLAGARLTFAADALVHIRCRASAEASFSQLCSWGEYNALLYKRYRPVGLKEMHRWKSHARGWVDLVRSLPSCHKAGARLEWVKRLGWQVGILKGSLKHMVPPVPMP, from the coding sequence ATGAAGCTGAGCGTCATCATTCCATGCTTCAATGCCGCCGATACGATCGCCTGTCAACTTGACGCACTGGCGAAGCAGCGGTGGGCAGAACCCTGGGAGGTCATACTGGCGGATAACGGTTCGAAGGACAAGTCGGTAGCAGTGGCAAACTCATTTGTGGGGAAGGTCCCCAGTTTGCGAATTCTCGATGCGTCGGCAAGAAAGGGTGCTCCGTATGCCATGAATCTCGCCGCTTCGATGGCAAGGGGAGAGTACCTAGCGATCTGCGACGCCGACGATGAAGTCGCGCCGGGATGGGTCGCCGCCATGGGCAAGGCACTCGATTCGTATGAGTGTGTCGCCAGTCGATTCGAATTCGCAAGACTCAATCCTTTTCTCACTCCACAGAGCATGATCATGAAACACCCGCAAACGATCGGATTGGTCAAGCTCTGGTATCCACCATATGCGGTGTTTGCCGGGTCATGTGGCTTGGGCGTGCGCAAGTCACTGCACGTTCGACTGGGCGGGTTCGATGAGTCTTTCTTTGTCGTGTACGACGCGGACTACTGCGTCAGGATGCAACTTGCTGGCGCACGCCTCACCTTCGCTGCCGATGCGCTGGTTCATATTCGCTGCCGAGCAAGCGCTGAAGCGTCGTTTTCACAACTCTGTTCGTGGGGGGAGTACAATGCTCTGCTGTACAAGCGGTATCGTCCCGTGGGCCTCAAGGAGATGCACCGGTGGAAATCCCATGCGCGAGGCTGGGTTGATCTCGTGCGGTCGCTACCATCGTGTCACAAAGCCGGGGCGCGATTGGAATGGGTCAAGAGGCTGGGTTGGCAGGTAGGAATCTTGAAAGGAAGTCTGAAGCACATGGTGCCGCCAGTGCCTATGCCGTGA
- a CDS encoding methyltransferase has translation MTQNKPSRTADRTNVPCIVCNRSTVDEFMDLGATALANKFLSEAELDRPEPKFPLKVGFCHTCGHVQLTEAVPPHAMFQDYLYVSSASDTLKRHLYELSDTLVARRGLGPADLVIDIGCNDGTLLSGFARHGVRTLGVDPAENLAALTANSNLNRYVGFFNAKTAQEIVNRWGRASLITATNTFPHIPELRDFVEGINKALAPGGAFVIEAHYVVDMLDQGAFDTVYHEHISYWALGPMTRLFQDHSMQVVDAERIPLHHGQLRVTVQRQGEGKPAPRVAEILQMEHDLGLDTLAPYVRFAGKTEAIKETVRHTLTDLVAKGKRVVGYGAPAKGNTLLSFLDLGPSLIPYIVDRSSLKQGRYTPGAHIPVVAPSRLLEDQPDYVLVLAWNFLEEVMEQQAEYRRRGGQFIVPVPEVRILA, from the coding sequence ATGACACAGAACAAGCCGTCTCGCACGGCCGATCGCACCAACGTTCCCTGCATCGTGTGCAACCGAAGCACGGTGGATGAGTTCATGGATTTGGGAGCCACGGCCCTGGCGAACAAGTTTCTCTCGGAGGCAGAATTGGACCGGCCCGAGCCTAAATTTCCGCTCAAAGTGGGATTCTGCCATACCTGCGGCCATGTCCAACTCACTGAAGCCGTCCCACCTCACGCCATGTTTCAGGACTACCTGTACGTCTCCTCGGCGTCCGACACGCTCAAGCGCCATCTGTACGAGCTGAGTGACACTCTGGTGGCACGGCGCGGCCTGGGCCCGGCAGACCTTGTCATCGATATCGGTTGCAATGACGGAACGCTTTTGAGTGGATTCGCACGGCATGGAGTGCGGACGCTGGGGGTGGATCCGGCCGAAAACCTGGCGGCCCTGACTGCGAACAGCAACCTCAATCGGTACGTTGGGTTTTTCAATGCCAAGACGGCCCAAGAGATCGTCAATCGCTGGGGCCGGGCCTCGCTGATCACGGCCACGAATACATTCCCCCACATTCCCGAGCTCCGAGACTTTGTCGAAGGAATCAATAAGGCATTAGCGCCCGGAGGCGCGTTTGTGATCGAGGCCCATTATGTAGTGGACATGCTGGATCAGGGGGCATTCGACACGGTCTATCACGAGCACATTTCGTACTGGGCATTGGGACCGATGACACGTCTATTCCAAGACCACAGCATGCAGGTGGTCGACGCGGAACGGATTCCACTGCACCATGGCCAGCTGCGAGTAACGGTGCAACGGCAAGGTGAAGGGAAGCCCGCACCACGGGTCGCGGAAATTCTTCAGATGGAGCACGACCTCGGTCTCGATACGTTGGCGCCCTACGTGCGCTTTGCGGGGAAGACGGAGGCGATCAAAGAGACCGTCCGACACACGTTGACGGACCTCGTCGCGAAGGGAAAGCGCGTGGTGGGATACGGTGCCCCGGCAAAAGGCAATACCCTACTGAGCTTTCTCGACTTGGGGCCATCACTCATTCCCTATATCGTGGATCGGAGCAGCTTGAAGCAGGGCCGCTACACGCCGGGTGCACACATCCCGGTTGTGGCGCCCAGCCGCTTACTTGAGGATCAGCCCGATTATGTACTCGTGCTCGCTTGGAATTTTTTGGAAGAAGTGATGGAACAACAAGCAGAGTATCGCAGACGGGGCGGCCAGTTCATCGTACCGGTTCCGGAAGTCAGGATACTTGCTTGA
- a CDS encoding GHMP kinase, with translation MARRALATPSLVMTRTPLRVSFCGGGTDLPAFYESGHGAVLSTAINKYIYVTVKRHGEIFNERIRLNYSQSEQVQTIDAVQNEIARECLKFVKIDPPIYISTVGDMPASTGLGGSSSFAVGLLNALYAYRGERVSAGQLAEEASYIEIERLNQPIGKQDQYAAAFGGLNLFCFKPGGAVTVEPQRLLNGTLPKLFKNLLAFWTGHQRDASSVLTEQKANTISKMDALLQMREHAYRLQRLLSNGQCDLKAVGCLLDEGWQLKRQLASTISTGEIDGWYERAKQAGALGGKLCGAGGGGFLVFVVPPARQNGVRQVLSSLREVKIGPEVHGSQILLLE, from the coding sequence ATGGCTAGACGCGCGCTGGCTACCCCCAGCCTCGTCATGACCCGGACACCCCTCCGAGTGAGCTTTTGTGGGGGAGGCACGGATCTGCCCGCCTTTTATGAAAGCGGGCACGGCGCCGTGCTGAGTACCGCCATCAACAAATACATCTATGTCACCGTCAAGAGGCACGGCGAGATCTTCAATGAACGCATCCGTCTGAACTACTCACAAAGCGAACAAGTACAAACGATCGATGCCGTGCAGAACGAGATCGCACGGGAGTGCCTCAAATTCGTCAAGATAGATCCGCCCATCTATATCAGCACGGTGGGGGACATGCCCGCGTCGACCGGGCTGGGAGGCTCCAGCAGTTTTGCCGTCGGCTTACTCAATGCGTTGTACGCCTACCGGGGAGAGCGAGTCTCGGCAGGGCAATTGGCGGAAGAAGCGTCGTATATCGAGATCGAACGACTCAACCAACCGATCGGGAAGCAGGATCAATATGCCGCGGCATTTGGCGGTTTGAACTTATTTTGTTTCAAACCGGGCGGGGCCGTCACGGTGGAGCCGCAGCGGCTGCTCAACGGCACCTTGCCGAAGCTCTTCAAAAACTTATTGGCGTTTTGGACAGGCCATCAACGGGACGCCAGTTCGGTGCTGACCGAGCAAAAGGCAAACACCATCAGCAAGATGGACGCATTGTTGCAGATGCGAGAGCACGCCTACCGCCTCCAGCGGTTGCTCAGCAACGGACAGTGTGACCTCAAAGCCGTGGGCTGTCTCTTGGACGAAGGGTGGCAGCTCAAGCGCCAGCTGGCCAGCACCATCTCCACGGGTGAAATCGACGGCTGGTACGAGCGAGCGAAACAGGCGGGGGCGCTGGGCGGGAAATTGTGTGGAGCCGGCGGCGGAGGCTTTCTGGTCTTTGTCGTCCCGCCCGCACGCCAGAATGGGGTGAGGCAGGTCCTCTCGTCACTGCGTGAAGTAAAGATCGGACCGGAAGTCCACGGGTCCCAGATTTTACTCTTGGAGTAA
- a CDS encoding polysaccharide deacetylase, giving the protein MIAEAVQPLRRMVGRLVKPFVGNLVSVETREPLAALTFDDGPDPVFTPRLLDVLKMYDAHATFFMVGENVQQHPAVMQRVVEARHAIANHSWDHPSFPLIRASERREQLRRCACAISPYGGLRLFRPPYGQLSLAARLDALWLGYTVVMFDLEVGDWMDRDAKYMADAMVKKIRPGSIVALHDRITGNVSHRTRFDRGPMIDAVAITLERLSSRMRFVTVPELVKYGTPCLSVRYEPPPLDLLPRLNEHRLLRAARHTRTLRSV; this is encoded by the coding sequence ATGATAGCCGAGGCAGTCCAGCCGCTACGCCGCATGGTGGGCAGACTGGTTAAACCGTTTGTTGGCAACTTGGTCTCAGTTGAAACCAGGGAACCGCTGGCGGCACTGACGTTTGACGATGGACCGGATCCGGTCTTTACACCGCGACTACTAGATGTGCTCAAGATGTACGATGCCCACGCCACCTTTTTTATGGTGGGAGAGAACGTGCAGCAGCACCCCGCAGTCATGCAACGAGTTGTCGAAGCGAGACATGCCATCGCCAATCATTCGTGGGATCACCCGTCATTTCCCCTCATCCGAGCTTCTGAGCGTCGTGAACAGCTGCGACGGTGCGCTTGTGCCATCAGCCCGTATGGAGGTCTCCGGTTGTTTCGGCCTCCCTACGGCCAACTAAGTCTCGCGGCCAGACTGGATGCACTGTGGCTCGGTTATACAGTCGTGATGTTTGACCTCGAAGTGGGAGACTGGATGGATCGAGATGCCAAATACATGGCCGATGCGATGGTGAAAAAAATCCGGCCAGGCAGTATCGTCGCCCTGCACGATCGAATCACAGGCAATGTATCACATCGAACCCGATTCGATCGGGGCCCGATGATTGACGCCGTGGCGATAACCCTCGAGCGCCTCAGCAGCAGGATGCGCTTTGTGACCGTGCCCGAACTAGTGAAGTATGGAACACCTTGCTTGAGCGTACGTTATGAACCACCACCACTCGATCTACTTCCTCGGCTAAACGAGCATCGTCTATTGCGTGCCGCACGGCACACACGCACGCTCCGCTCAGTTTGA
- a CDS encoding dehydrogenase: MRIGVIGSGVFAVQGHISSLQGHTRADIAAICGRTHEKADAIAKQHAIPAVYTDYRELCAQPDIEAVTIVTPNRFHADQALAAFRSGKHVLCEKPLGNTAADARRMLDAAVASGKIHHVDFPYRYLYGVRELKRRVRAGDIGEPYLLRVQYDGWRGLDPNWKIGWREQLRLSGGGELQDHGSHLFDIARYVLGPIESVTGFVHRIPRMQPDATTGLMTNVETDDLAAAWFHFQSGARGHWFASRATPRTGENGWLEVIGPEGALRASLSRGAVDHLQASRESQMSWEPLPLPAEAADGLPHCVTGMMDSFIEACMTGSSNADLDATFVDGLAAQQCIEAVALANETRVWVRLSDPPAANTPSH, translated from the coding sequence GTGCGGATCGGTGTGATCGGATCAGGAGTGTTTGCGGTCCAGGGCCACATCTCGAGCCTACAAGGCCACACACGTGCCGACATTGCCGCCATCTGCGGGAGGACGCACGAGAAAGCCGACGCGATCGCGAAGCAGCACGCAATCCCGGCAGTCTATACGGACTATCGGGAGCTCTGTGCGCAGCCAGATATTGAGGCGGTGACCATCGTGACGCCGAACAGATTTCATGCCGACCAAGCCTTGGCTGCGTTTCGTAGCGGGAAACACGTCCTCTGTGAAAAGCCGCTGGGAAACACGGCTGCAGATGCTCGACGTATGCTGGATGCAGCAGTCGCGAGTGGAAAGATCCACCACGTGGACTTTCCGTACCGGTATCTGTACGGGGTCCGAGAGTTAAAGCGGCGCGTGCGCGCCGGAGACATTGGAGAACCGTACCTCTTACGAGTTCAGTACGATGGATGGAGAGGCTTGGATCCCAACTGGAAAATTGGCTGGAGAGAGCAATTGCGACTGTCTGGGGGAGGGGAATTACAGGATCATGGCAGTCACCTCTTTGATATCGCCCGATATGTGCTCGGTCCCATTGAGAGCGTGACGGGTTTCGTGCACCGAATCCCCCGCATGCAGCCGGATGCGACCACGGGACTGATGACGAACGTGGAAACCGACGACCTGGCCGCGGCTTGGTTTCACTTCCAATCGGGCGCTCGTGGGCATTGGTTCGCCAGCCGGGCAACGCCTCGCACTGGAGAGAATGGTTGGCTGGAGGTGATCGGGCCGGAAGGCGCTCTAAGGGCGTCATTGAGCCGCGGAGCGGTAGACCACCTCCAGGCATCGCGAGAATCCCAGATGTCCTGGGAGCCTCTTCCTCTTCCGGCGGAAGCGGCAGATGGATTGCCTCATTGTGTGACGGGCATGATGGACAGCTTCATCGAGGCCTGCATGACAGGGTCTTCGAACGCAGATCTCGACGCCACCTTCGTCGACGGGCTCGCCGCTCAGCAGTGTATCGAGGCCGTGGCATTGGCCAACGAGACACGCGTGTGGGTTCGACTTTCCGATCCTCCGGCAGCCAATACTCCCAGTCACTAG
- a CDS encoding phosphoheptose isomerase, whose product MDIGLQNVETKRIVGQYVPAFQKLLNLVDTDAIERIVEILSAAREVGAMIYVAGNGGSAAIASHWVNDLGKATKRPGSPPMRVVSLNDNVSWLTALANDEGYERVFAGQLENFARRGDVLVVISSSGNSANLVQAVELAQTRGVASIGLLGFDGGRLRDLVDDYLLLPTEKGAYGLVEPGHQLICHILTACLANGGPSECVSPSGQ is encoded by the coding sequence ATGGACATTGGACTGCAGAACGTTGAAACCAAGAGAATTGTCGGACAGTATGTGCCGGCCTTTCAAAAGCTCTTGAACCTCGTCGACACGGACGCCATAGAGCGCATCGTCGAGATCTTGTCTGCGGCCAGGGAAGTCGGGGCCATGATCTATGTCGCCGGGAATGGCGGAAGTGCCGCGATTGCCTCCCATTGGGTGAACGATTTGGGGAAGGCGACGAAGCGTCCCGGTTCACCGCCTATGCGTGTCGTCAGCTTGAATGACAATGTGTCCTGGCTCACGGCCCTGGCCAATGATGAAGGCTACGAACGGGTTTTCGCCGGACAACTCGAGAACTTTGCCAGACGGGGAGATGTCTTGGTCGTCATTTCGTCCAGTGGGAATTCAGCGAACCTGGTGCAAGCCGTGGAACTTGCCCAAACCCGAGGCGTCGCCAGTATCGGGCTGCTTGGATTCGACGGAGGCCGGCTAAGGGATCTTGTCGATGACTACCTGTTGTTGCCCACCGAAAAGGGCGCGTATGGCTTGGTCGAGCCGGGACATCAGTTGATCTGTCATATCCTGACCGCCTGCTTGGCCAACGGCGGTCCTTCGGAATGTGTGTCCCCCTCAGGGCAATAA
- a CDS encoding carbamoyltransferase encodes MATYILGISAFFHDSAAALLRDGHIVAAAQEERFSRMKGDSSFPRKAIEYCLRQANISTAAIQYAAYYEHPFDKFDRLIETHVAFSPAGFKFFNSSAAQWAGHKLQLPDRIRQALGPTFVGQLCFMNHHDSHAASAFFPSPFEEAAILTLDAVGEWSTSSIGYGRGNTIALTHEMRFPHSLGMLYSAFTYYTGFKVNSGEYKLMGLAPYGVPRHVKTILEHLVTLLPDGSLYLDMSYFNYCHGLTMTSAKFHDLFAGPPRQPESRLTQKEMDLAASIQVICEEAVLNAARHAHKTTGMPSLVMAGGVALNCVANGRLLREGPFREMWIQPAAGDAGSALGAAYLVWHHTLNAARRPNPSDSQQGSFLGPAYSNEEIAMFLDSVAASYERIDDEMLLLDRVAGLLADERVVGWFHGRMEYGPRSLGARSILGDPRSTMMQQTMNLKIKFRESFRPFAPCVLSDCVDEVTEMEKGQESPYMLLVAPIRRELRKQLTTDEQRAMENEDLCVRVSVPRSTVPAVTHVDYSARVQTVDPERHGRFYQLLRRFYEQTGCPVLVNTSFNIRGEPIVCTPEDAYYCFMSTEMDALVLENIILMKNQQPSAGLEVTDEYKAQYALD; translated from the coding sequence ATGGCGACATACATCCTAGGCATATCGGCTTTCTTCCATGACTCGGCGGCAGCGCTGTTGCGCGACGGACACATCGTGGCCGCGGCTCAGGAAGAGCGCTTCTCGAGAATGAAGGGAGATTCCTCCTTTCCAAGGAAGGCCATCGAGTATTGCTTGCGTCAAGCGAACATCTCAACCGCCGCAATTCAGTATGCCGCCTATTACGAACACCCTTTCGATAAATTTGACCGTCTTATCGAGACACATGTGGCTTTTTCACCGGCCGGCTTCAAGTTCTTCAACTCATCGGCTGCACAATGGGCCGGACACAAGCTCCAGTTACCGGATCGCATCCGACAAGCTCTGGGACCAACCTTTGTCGGACAACTCTGCTTCATGAATCACCACGACTCCCATGCTGCGAGCGCCTTTTTCCCGTCACCGTTCGAGGAGGCGGCGATTCTGACCTTGGATGCCGTGGGGGAATGGAGCACCAGTTCAATCGGATACGGGCGGGGGAATACCATTGCGCTCACGCACGAAATGCGCTTCCCGCATTCGCTGGGAATGTTGTATTCGGCCTTTACGTATTACACCGGTTTCAAAGTCAATTCCGGCGAATACAAGCTAATGGGGCTTGCACCGTATGGAGTGCCTCGTCACGTAAAGACGATCTTGGAACATCTGGTCACACTTCTGCCGGATGGCTCGCTGTACCTCGATATGTCGTATTTCAATTACTGTCACGGCCTCACGATGACCTCTGCAAAATTCCATGATCTGTTCGCGGGACCCCCGCGTCAGCCTGAATCGAGACTGACCCAAAAGGAAATGGACCTTGCGGCATCGATACAGGTGATATGTGAGGAGGCAGTACTCAATGCCGCGCGCCATGCACACAAGACGACAGGGATGCCATCCCTTGTGATGGCCGGAGGGGTAGCCTTGAACTGCGTGGCGAACGGGCGGCTGTTACGAGAGGGGCCATTTCGCGAAATGTGGATTCAGCCGGCCGCAGGCGACGCAGGGAGCGCGTTAGGAGCAGCGTACTTGGTATGGCATCACACGCTCAATGCGGCACGCCGTCCCAATCCCTCGGATAGCCAGCAAGGCTCTTTCCTCGGACCGGCGTACTCGAATGAGGAAATTGCCATGTTCCTGGATTCGGTTGCAGCGAGCTACGAGCGCATCGACGATGAAATGTTGCTTCTTGACCGTGTTGCCGGCCTCCTGGCGGATGAGAGAGTTGTCGGATGGTTTCATGGCCGGATGGAGTATGGGCCCCGCTCTTTGGGAGCCAGAAGTATCCTCGGCGATCCGCGTTCGACGATGATGCAACAAACCATGAACCTAAAGATCAAGTTCCGCGAATCCTTTCGACCGTTTGCGCCATGCGTGCTCAGTGATTGCGTCGATGAGGTCACGGAAATGGAGAAAGGGCAGGAAAGCCCGTACATGCTGTTGGTGGCGCCCATCCGTCGTGAACTTCGCAAGCAGCTTACGACGGATGAACAACGAGCAATGGAGAATGAAGACCTCTGCGTGCGGGTGTCAGTGCCACGGTCGACCGTACCGGCCGTCACACATGTGGATTACTCTGCGCGGGTCCAGACAGTGGATCCTGAGAGACACGGACGGTTCTACCAACTGCTGCGGCGATTTTATGAACAGACCGGTTGTCCGGTTCTGGTGAATACGAGCTTTAATATTCGCGGTGAGCCGATCGTCTGCACGCCGGAAGATGCGTATTATTGCTTCATGTCGACCGAAATGGATGCGCTGGTGCTGGAGAACATCATCTTGATGAAGAATCAGCAGCCCTCCGCCGGCCTGGAAGTGACCGACGAGTACAAAGCGCAGTACGCCCTCGACTAA
- a CDS encoding peptidase M28 has protein sequence MLETAVSWAMTAIDLTTFPAQQSADTGKDMYRLIEELYPICRSITGNGVRETLRLVGRHIPLDVQEVPSGTTVFDWAVPNEWNIADAYIRNSQGRKVVDIRDSNLHVVNYSRPVRTTLSLTELKPHLFTLAERPKWIPYRTSYYNDNWGFCLTHQQLLELKEDTYEVVIDATLAPGHLTYGEYYLPGDSPDEVFISTHVCHPSLCNDNLSGIAVATFLAKTLRVPPRRYSYRFVFVPGTIGPITWLAINKAHVARIKHGLVLTGVGDAGSFTYKRSRRGNATIDRVMSQTLRNSGRAYNIVEFFPYGYDERQYCSPGFDLPVGCFMRTPHGQYPEYHTSADNLDFVQPQYLSESFELCLTAVRTLERNKTFVSLSPYGEPQLGKRGLYRPIGGEADKAQREMALLWVLNLSDGCHSLLDIAERAGLSFELIHETAERLVDGGLLKEQKDTATE, from the coding sequence TTGCTTGAAACAGCAGTCAGTTGGGCCATGACCGCAATTGACCTCACGACATTCCCGGCTCAGCAGAGCGCCGATACGGGAAAAGACATGTATCGGCTCATCGAAGAGCTGTACCCGATCTGCCGGAGCATTACCGGCAATGGAGTCCGGGAAACGCTGCGGCTCGTCGGTCGGCATATTCCCCTCGACGTGCAGGAGGTGCCGAGCGGGACCACCGTTTTCGATTGGGCCGTCCCGAACGAATGGAATATCGCCGACGCCTATATCCGGAACAGCCAGGGACGTAAAGTCGTCGATATCCGGGATTCCAACCTGCATGTGGTGAATTACAGTCGGCCTGTCCGGACTACGCTATCACTAACCGAACTCAAGCCTCATTTGTTCACCCTGGCGGAGCGTCCGAAGTGGATCCCGTACAGGACCTCTTACTACAATGACAACTGGGGATTCTGTCTTACCCACCAGCAACTCCTCGAACTGAAAGAAGATACGTATGAAGTGGTGATCGATGCGACACTGGCGCCGGGTCACCTCACGTATGGTGAATACTATCTGCCGGGCGACAGTCCCGACGAAGTGTTTATTTCAACCCATGTCTGCCATCCGTCTCTCTGTAATGACAATTTGTCCGGGATCGCGGTCGCGACGTTTCTGGCCAAGACATTACGGGTCCCTCCCAGACGATATTCCTATCGGTTTGTTTTCGTTCCGGGAACAATCGGGCCCATCACCTGGTTGGCGATCAACAAGGCCCACGTGGCACGGATCAAGCATGGCCTGGTGCTGACCGGAGTAGGGGATGCGGGATCGTTCACCTACAAACGCAGCCGACGCGGGAATGCGACCATCGATCGAGTGATGAGCCAGACACTTCGAAATTCTGGACGCGCCTACAACATCGTCGAGTTCTTTCCCTATGGGTACGACGAGCGCCAATACTGCTCGCCGGGATTCGATCTCCCGGTCGGATGCTTCATGCGCACGCCGCATGGACAATATCCCGAGTACCATACATCGGCCGACAATCTGGATTTCGTCCAACCCCAGTATCTAAGCGAGTCCTTCGAGCTGTGCCTGACGGCAGTGAGAACGTTGGAGAGGAACAAGACGTTCGTGAGCCTGAGTCCCTACGGTGAGCCGCAGCTCGGGAAACGCGGACTCTATCGGCCGATCGGTGGAGAGGCGGATAAAGCCCAAAGAGAAATGGCCTTGTTGTGGGTGCTGAACCTGTCCGACGGATGCCACAGTCTCTTGGACATCGCGGAGCGGGCGGGTCTGAGCTTCGAGTTGATTCACGAGACGGCGGAACGGCTCGTTGATGGTGGTCTACTCAAGGAGCAGAAGGACACCGCCACGGAGTAG
- a CDS encoding sugar ABC transporter substrate-binding protein translates to MRGNSYLPLAALLFASTLFGSALVGCTAIVQDREYDAPGDFLLGPEDVLEITVWKNQDLSRTTAIRPDGLISMPIIGDVQAAGLTADGLAKRIGDRLKQYVAGNPAVSVSVSELNSYSVYVLGEVSKPGKHQAKSYITVLQAISMSGGFTEYAKKNKMHVIRHLRNGDNKLHETRILVPYDDLLAGVGEHGNIVLLSGDTVVVP, encoded by the coding sequence ATGCGCGGCAATTCCTATCTCCCTCTCGCAGCCTTGCTGTTTGCCAGCACACTGTTCGGTTCTGCGCTTGTGGGTTGTACCGCAATCGTCCAGGACCGGGAGTATGATGCTCCCGGCGATTTTCTCCTGGGCCCCGAGGACGTGCTCGAGATCACCGTCTGGAAAAACCAGGATCTGTCGAGAACAACCGCGATCCGACCGGACGGTCTCATCTCCATGCCGATCATCGGCGATGTGCAGGCCGCGGGGTTGACCGCGGATGGCCTGGCGAAGCGCATTGGTGATCGGTTGAAGCAATATGTGGCTGGAAACCCGGCTGTCTCGGTGAGTGTGAGTGAATTGAATAGCTACTCAGTCTACGTACTTGGAGAAGTCAGCAAACCGGGAAAGCATCAGGCCAAGTCTTACATTACCGTATTGCAGGCCATCTCGATGAGCGGCGGTTTTACGGAGTATGCCAAGAAGAATAAGATGCACGTCATCCGGCACCTGCGAAATGGGGACAACAAACTCCATGAAACTCGGATTCTGGTTCCTTATGACGATCTGCTGGCGGGGGTAGGCGAACACGGCAATATCGTCCTGTTGTCCGGTGACACTGTCGTCGTGCCGTAG